The Candidatus Bathyarchaeia archaeon genome contains a region encoding:
- a CDS encoding aspartate aminotransferase family protein — MGIKDAMNKIDLEYLKKHPRSKELYERAKKVFARGVTHDSRYFEPMPIYCVKAKNSRKWDVDGSEYIDYWMGHGALILGHANPIVTRAVIEQARKGTHLGASHEIEIEWAEKVTRLIPCARGGFVEFTSSGTEATMMAIRIARAYTGKRKIIKFLSHFHGWFDYTVVDYNPIYSPPLVGSYPAGIPPETCQYTIVLPPNDVESVEKTIESGDVACVILEPGGASMGLIPIDEVFLKNLRKVTKDYGVILIFDEVVTGFRDAPGGAQERYGVIPDLSTLGKILAGGYPGGAVTGGKEYMSLLEFKVEGRRDLGRISHPGTFNANPISAVAGNACLGLILNGKVHPMINQKGDMLKRGLNDVIGDNRVDALAWSTTPSIIYVGFGIGPEDLKISDIESYIRFQKKREENQKIMRMLEKALINRGIHPMGSRFILSIAHTRKDINATIEKFDEAIKELKSEGILKG; from the coding sequence ATGGGCATTAAAGATGCTATGAATAAAATAGATCTAGAGTACTTAAAGAAGCACCCTAGATCTAAAGAACTATATGAAAGGGCTAAAAAGGTTTTCGCTAGAGGAGTAACACATGATTCACGGTACTTTGAGCCAATGCCAATTTATTGCGTTAAGGCCAAAAATTCAAGAAAATGGGATGTGGATGGAAGCGAGTATATTGATTATTGGATGGGACATGGGGCTCTAATTTTAGGGCATGCTAATCCAATCGTAACTAGAGCTGTCATTGAGCAGGCACGTAAAGGAACCCATTTAGGTGCCTCACATGAGATCGAAATAGAGTGGGCTGAAAAGGTTACTCGCTTAATACCATGTGCTCGTGGCGGATTCGTTGAGTTCACGAGTTCTGGAACTGAAGCAACCATGATGGCGATTCGTATAGCGAGAGCTTACACTGGGAAAAGAAAAATTATAAAGTTTCTATCACACTTTCACGGTTGGTTCGATTATACAGTAGTGGATTACAATCCAATATACTCACCACCTCTCGTGGGAAGCTACCCAGCTGGTATACCCCCCGAAACATGCCAGTATACGATTGTTCTGCCACCTAACGATGTTGAGAGTGTTGAAAAGACCATTGAAAGTGGGGATGTGGCGTGCGTTATACTTGAACCTGGCGGGGCATCTATGGGGCTAATACCAATAGACGAAGTTTTCCTTAAGAATCTAAGGAAAGTAACCAAAGATTACGGTGTCATCTTAATATTTGATGAAGTTGTGACAGGATTTAGGGATGCTCCTGGTGGCGCTCAGGAGCGTTACGGTGTAATACCAGATCTATCAACTTTAGGTAAGATTCTTGCTGGTGGTTATCCTGGTGGTGCTGTTACCGGAGGAAAAGAGTACATGAGTTTACTCGAATTTAAGGTTGAAGGTAGAAGAGACTTAGGGCGGATAAGTCATCCTGGAACATTTAACGCTAATCCAATTTCAGCAGTCGCTGGAAATGCCTGTTTAGGTTTAATACTTAATGGTAAGGTTCATCCAATGATTAACCAGAAGGGGGATATGTTAAAACGTGGATTAAATGATGTTATTGGGGATAATCGTGTTGATGCTTTAGCTTGGAGCACAACGCCATCAATAATATATGTTGGGTTCGGAATAGGTCCTGAAGATTTAAAGATTTCAGATATTGAAAGCTACATTAGATTCCAAAAGAAGAGGGAGGAAAATCAGAAGATTATGCGTATGCTTGAGAAAGCCTTAATAAATAGAGGGATACATCCAATGGGTTCAAGGTTCATTTTATCAATCGCTCACACAAGAAAGGATATCAATGCCACAATAGAGAAATTTGATGAAGCAATAAAGGAGCTTAAGTCTGAAGGGATTTTAAAGGGCTAA
- a CDS encoding NDP-sugar synthase: MGETKYNPENLRVIIPVGGVAKRLLPLTAETSKACIRLLNAPLIEISLLTLARQGVRNFIFGVKGYTNYKSLHDHFESGLGFSAKYNINPRVHIKYQPNINDCGSADSARINIEYYDIKDPVFAVQGDNIFDIDLENMLRFHQENEAFLTIGLMPVSDVTGYGIAKIDKDSRILKFIEKPSPKEAPSNLANTGLYLFSPEVRKVFDESKVQEMIRNGRLDFGYDFIPYLIETDRPVYGYILKGAWYDIGTPERYLEAMSEILDGRLGVLQDFGGRISEDTRVWIQGESPEALRRREDIIRKIKEGKIEVEGSVLIGRHCDISEGVRLVNSCIDNYTKIGRNVVIEGSAIMDRSIIGDDDEIKNSIIGRHTIVNSNPTNKTKIYDVSVIADDVKVDAGCELISTKIYPHKFVAKQSLYKMIIS, from the coding sequence ATGGGCGAGACGAAATATAACCCGGAGAATTTAAGGGTTATAATTCCGGTCGGCGGCGTAGCTAAAAGGCTTCTTCCACTTACCGCTGAGACTTCTAAAGCATGCATCAGATTACTTAATGCCCCACTTATAGAAATATCACTTTTAACATTAGCTAGACAGGGAGTAAGAAATTTTATTTTTGGTGTTAAGGGTTACACGAATTATAAGAGTTTACATGATCATTTTGAGTCAGGTTTAGGCTTCTCAGCAAAGTATAATATTAATCCAAGGGTTCATATAAAATATCAGCCAAATATAAATGATTGTGGAAGCGCGGATTCAGCGCGCATAAATATTGAGTATTACGATATTAAGGATCCCGTCTTCGCGGTTCAAGGTGACAACATATTTGATATAGACCTAGAAAATATGTTAAGATTTCACCAAGAAAATGAAGCCTTCTTAACTATTGGGCTTATGCCTGTTTCGGATGTAACTGGATATGGGATTGCCAAGATTGACAAGGATAGTCGCATTCTAAAGTTTATTGAGAAGCCTAGTCCCAAGGAAGCCCCATCAAACCTCGCTAACACCGGACTTTATCTTTTCAGTCCTGAAGTTAGAAAAGTGTTTGATGAGAGCAAAGTTCAAGAAATGATTAGAAATGGGCGTTTAGACTTTGGGTATGATTTCATACCTTACCTTATAGAGACCGATAGACCGGTTTACGGTTATATTCTTAAAGGCGCATGGTATGATATCGGAACCCCGGAAAGATACCTAGAGGCAATGAGTGAAATATTGGATGGTAGATTAGGAGTATTGCAGGATTTTGGAGGCAGGATATCTGAAGATACAAGAGTATGGATACAGGGTGAAAGCCCAGAAGCTCTTCGGAGAAGAGAGGATATTATAAGGAAGATAAAAGAGGGAAAGATTGAAGTTGAAGGCTCAGTTTTAATTGGCAGGCACTGCGATATATCTGAAGGTGTCAGATTAGTTAACTCATGCATAGACAATTATACTAAAATAGGGAGAAACGTCGTTATTGAGGGATCAGCTATAATGGACAGGTCTATAATAGGCGATGATGATGAAATAAAAAATAGCATAATCGGAAGACATACAATTGTAAATTCGAATCCGACAAATAAAACTAAAATATATGATGTATCCGTCATAGCGGATGATGTCAAGGTTGATGCTGGATGCGAGTTAATCTCAACAAAAATATATCCACATAAATTTGTGGCTAAACAATCGCTTTATAAAATGATAATTTCTTAA
- a CDS encoding 2Fe-2S iron-sulfur cluster-binding protein has translation MSGAGTVKLKINGIEVTAYEGETILSAANRVGIRIPTLCYLEGLSSYGGCRLCIVEVKGSPRLFPACTTPVSNGMEVITDSDKLKKYRKMTIELLLSEKPHICAVCVANGNCELQDLAKELGVDRLRVEREWARQKIDLTHDFLVIDNNRCILCTRCVRVCDEIEGVHTLDIKARGKDSQIIIDMDDDWGSSSSCTSCRKCARVCPVGAIYVRDKPISETKNKDIANFIVTRRRR, from the coding sequence ATGAGTGGCGCCGGAACCGTTAAGTTGAAGATTAACGGTATTGAGGTCACCGCCTATGAGGGGGAGACTATTCTTAGTGCTGCAAATAGGGTCGGAATAAGAATCCCAACACTATGTTATCTAGAGGGGTTAAGCAGTTATGGTGGCTGCCGCCTCTGCATAGTTGAGGTTAAAGGCTCACCTAGGCTTTTCCCAGCGTGCACGACACCAGTCAGTAATGGTATGGAGGTGATCACGGACTCTGATAAGCTGAAGAAGTATAGGAAGATGACTATAGAGCTGTTGCTCTCAGAGAAGCCTCACATATGCGCTGTATGCGTTGCAAATGGTAATTGTGAGCTGCAAGATTTAGCGAAGGAATTAGGTGTCGACCGCCTGAGGGTAGAGCGGGAGTGGGCTAGACAGAAGATAGATTTGACACATGACTTCTTAGTTATAGATAATAATAGGTGTATTCTGTGCACTCGCTGTGTTAGGGTATGCGATGAGATAGAGGGTGTCCACACACTGGATATAAAGGCTAGGGGGAAAGACTCGCAGATAATTATAGACATGGATGATGACTGGGGTTCATCCTCCTCATGTACATCATGCCGCAAATGCGCTAGGGTCTGTCCCGTTGGAGCAATATATGTGAGGGACAAGCCGATCTCTGAAACTAAGAATAAAGATATAGCCAACTTCATAGTGACTAGGAGGCGAAGATGA
- the speB gene encoding agmatinase has protein sequence MNNLNLFISPMMYFSGYQKEIESAKYVVFGVPFDTTSTFRPGARFAPSAIREASLNIETYSFRSGVDIEDLNIHDAGDLHVSGNIDETMKRIELVCKDIFRSGKIPIIIGGEHTITFGAAKSIDGDFILVSFDAHLDLRDEYMDRKLCHATFMRRIHEEIKPKKIIEIGTRAVCKEELQYAENNSIKYLTTQRIMRVKLEKILEEIKEGIGENDKIYVTLDMDVLDPAFAPAVQNPEPEGLTISMLLDILLGLCDRRLIAFDVVEVTPHYDSGITAIQAAKIIFELLSHLHRLNLMG, from the coding sequence TTGAACAACTTAAATCTCTTCATATCCCCAATGATGTATTTCAGTGGCTACCAGAAGGAGATTGAATCAGCGAAATATGTTGTTTTCGGCGTACCCTTCGATACTACTAGTACATTTCGCCCCGGGGCTAGATTTGCACCTTCAGCAATTAGGGAGGCATCGCTCAATATTGAAACATATAGTTTTAGGTCAGGGGTTGATATTGAGGACCTGAATATTCATGATGCAGGAGATCTTCATGTAAGCGGAAATATTGATGAGACTATGAAAAGGATAGAGCTTGTTTGTAAAGATATATTTAGGAGCGGGAAAATCCCCATAATAATTGGGGGCGAACACACGATAACTTTTGGAGCCGCTAAAAGTATTGATGGCGACTTTATATTAGTGAGTTTTGACGCGCATCTAGATCTAAGAGATGAGTATATGGATAGGAAACTATGCCATGCAACATTTATGCGTAGAATACATGAGGAGATTAAACCTAAAAAAATTATTGAAATCGGAACAAGGGCTGTATGTAAAGAGGAACTTCAATACGCTGAAAACAACAGCATTAAATATTTAACCACGCAGCGAATAATGCGTGTGAAATTAGAGAAAATTCTGGAGGAGATTAAAGAAGGTATCGGGGAGAATGATAAAATCTATGTTACGCTTGACATGGATGTTTTAGATCCAGCATTTGCGCCAGCAGTCCAAAATCCAGAGCCAGAAGGATTAACGATAAGCATGCTTCTAGATATTTTACTTGGACTATGCGATCGACGCTTAATTGCTTTTGATGTTGTTGAGGTAACACCGCACTATGACTCTGGTATAACGGCTATACAAGCTGCCAAGATAATATTTGAGCTCCTCTCACATCTACACAGACTAAACTTAATGGGTTAA
- a CDS encoding NADP oxidoreductase has protein sequence MVRSGKINFATVWLSGCSGCHMSFLDQDERLLELAEKINLVYSPLMDIKEFPENVDVTIVEGAVGNENQLNLLKTVRERTRILIAIGDCAVTGNVTALRNTLDNGSEEVLRRAYIELADENPTIPVDIPKLLRRACPLNEIVKVDYFIPGCPPSAGLINYVLTEILEGRIPNMEGKAKYG, from the coding sequence ATGGTTAGAAGTGGGAAGATTAATTTTGCAACGGTCTGGCTCAGCGGCTGCTCAGGCTGCCACATGTCATTCCTAGACCAAGATGAGCGCCTACTGGAGCTCGCTGAAAAGATAAATTTAGTTTATAGCCCACTTATGGACATTAAAGAATTCCCAGAAAATGTTGATGTAACAATTGTTGAGGGAGCAGTCGGGAACGAGAATCAGCTAAACCTGCTCAAGACCGTTAGGGAGCGTACAAGGATACTTATAGCCATCGGGGACTGCGCAGTAACTGGAAATGTGACGGCACTAAGAAATACCCTAGATAACGGCTCTGAGGAGGTTCTCCGTAGAGCATATATAGAATTGGCTGATGAAAATCCAACAATACCGGTTGATATTCCGAAACTACTGAGGCGTGCATGCCCACTAAACGAGATTGTTAAAGTTGACTACTTTATTCCAGGCTGCCCGCCCTCGGCGGGTCTCATAAATTATGTGTTAACCGAGATATTGGAAGGTAGAATACCAAATATGGAGGGTAAGGCGAAGTATGGTTAA
- a CDS encoding ABC transporter ATP-binding protein, producing the protein MKETILEVQNLSVEVSGRRILNDVNLQIRKDEVHVLFGPNGSGKSSLIMAILGFPVYRIVSGRILFKGKDITDLPTNERVKMGISVAFQNPPAIRGVKLGGILKYLVPHEEKINDIVAKVKLPRSFLERDINVGFSGGEIKKSEMLQVLAQGGDFIILDEPDSGVDVENLRILGAVVSDMLRNRSALIITHLGVILQYINANVAHVLMNGTIVCSGSPVRILGQILNEGYAWCEKCQQVKTLRCEL; encoded by the coding sequence ATGAAAGAGACTATACTTGAGGTGCAGAATTTAAGTGTTGAGGTTTCTGGGAGAAGAATATTGAATGATGTAAACCTGCAGATACGTAAGGATGAAGTTCATGTTTTGTTCGGACCAAATGGATCTGGTAAAAGTTCCCTAATAATGGCTATTCTAGGTTTTCCAGTATATAGGATTGTTTCAGGAAGAATATTGTTTAAGGGAAAAGATATAACCGATCTTCCAACAAATGAACGAGTTAAAATGGGTATAAGCGTGGCATTTCAGAATCCACCAGCAATTAGAGGCGTTAAGCTTGGCGGCATTCTGAAATATCTGGTACCGCATGAGGAAAAAATAAATGATATTGTTGCGAAAGTAAAGCTTCCGCGGAGTTTTCTTGAAAGGGATATAAATGTAGGTTTCTCAGGAGGAGAGATTAAGAAGTCTGAAATGCTCCAAGTTTTAGCTCAAGGGGGTGATTTTATAATACTTGATGAGCCGGATTCGGGCGTTGATGTTGAGAATTTGAGGATTCTAGGCGCTGTTGTGAGTGATATGTTGAGAAATCGCTCGGCTTTAATAATTACTCATCTAGGAGTTATACTCCAATATATTAACGCTAATGTGGCTCACGTTTTAATGAATGGCACAATCGTTTGTTCTGGTTCACCAGTAAGGATTCTGGGTCAAATACTTAATGAGGGTTACGCGTGGTGCGAGAAATGTCAGCAAGTAAAGACGCTGCGCTGCGAGCTATAA
- a CDS encoding Snf7 family protein yields MSRFNKEWEGVGGNIVDKVVGAVKPQQPLRYKLSLAIKRIEAQAQALESAINNMSQRDKSLFSKVVEAYSEHDIKRATVYANELAELRKTINLMSNARLALERVALRLGTITHLGNAAAVIAPALEILKDVRSGIVGVMPNAEHELNAIMTMLDEIMIESGQIAGVGFGFEPVSEDAQKILEEAALVAEEKMKEKFPELVASKTAEAEGEKFSG; encoded by the coding sequence ATGTCCAGGTTTAATAAAGAATGGGAAGGAGTTGGTGGCAATATAGTAGATAAAGTTGTGGGCGCAGTTAAGCCGCAACAGCCCCTAAGATATAAGCTTTCGCTGGCAATAAAGCGTATAGAAGCGCAGGCTCAGGCGCTTGAAAGCGCAATAAACAATATGTCCCAAAGAGATAAATCTCTATTTTCAAAAGTTGTTGAGGCATACTCTGAGCATGATATAAAAAGAGCAACTGTTTACGCCAACGAACTCGCAGAGCTAAGGAAGACAATAAACTTAATGTCTAATGCTAGATTAGCTCTTGAGAGGGTAGCGTTAAGACTGGGTACTATCACACATTTAGGTAATGCAGCGGCTGTTATAGCACCAGCTCTAGAAATTTTAAAGGATGTACGTTCTGGTATAGTGGGGGTTATGCCGAACGCTGAGCATGAATTAAACGCGATAATGACTATGCTTGATGAGATAATGATTGAATCAGGGCAAATTGCTGGTGTAGGATTTGGCTTTGAACCAGTAAGTGAGGATGCGCAGAAGATTCTCGAGGAGGCAGCCTTAGTAGCTGAGGAGAAAATGAAGGAGAAGTTCCCAGAATTAGTTGCATCTAAGACCGCTGAGGCTGAGGGCGAAAAATTTAGCGGATGA
- a CDS encoding SufD family Fe-S cluster assembly protein translates to MSASKDAALRAINKPAALGPDLDISQYSRQPKNWEPCPISNLPKDILQRALEVGVLPVQEGRSATFFQIDHSVIFRAVQKLFEDKIEVMSTKEALEKYSWLKDYWWKIVSVDTDKYTALAELAWDQGYFIRIFEDQKVTIPLQACLFISTENLNQNVHNIIVAEPGSEAQIITGCTLHSSVQRGLHVGVTEFYIKEDAKLTFTMIHNWAQNFDSRPRSGAIIEDRGVFVSNYICLKPLKSLQMYPVAYCKGVDSRARFNTIIYGMGNSYIDVGSKIVLQNDGSRGEIISRAIATDRAQIYTRGFLQGEHENTKAHLECRGLLLSDEAMIYAVPELVAEAQGAELSHEAAVGKIAEEQIQYLMARGFSRSEAEALIVRGFMDVSIFGLPKDLEREIQKMIDITTGRAL, encoded by the coding sequence ATGTCAGCAAGTAAAGACGCTGCGCTGCGAGCTATAAATAAGCCGGCTGCGCTGGGACCGGATTTAGATATAAGCCAATATTCTAGGCAGCCTAAAAATTGGGAACCTTGTCCAATTTCAAATCTTCCAAAAGATATCCTGCAAAGAGCTCTCGAAGTAGGCGTTCTTCCAGTGCAAGAGGGTAGATCTGCAACCTTCTTTCAAATAGACCACTCAGTTATTTTTAGAGCTGTTCAGAAACTTTTTGAGGATAAAATTGAGGTGATGAGCACAAAGGAGGCTCTGGAAAAATATAGTTGGCTGAAGGATTATTGGTGGAAAATTGTTAGCGTTGATACAGATAAATATACGGCTTTAGCAGAGTTAGCGTGGGATCAAGGATACTTTATCAGAATATTTGAGGATCAGAAGGTCACGATACCCCTACAAGCATGCCTTTTTATATCGACCGAGAATTTGAACCAAAATGTCCACAATATAATAGTTGCTGAGCCGGGTTCAGAGGCACAAATAATAACTGGTTGCACACTTCATTCTAGCGTTCAACGTGGGTTACATGTTGGCGTAACAGAATTTTACATTAAAGAAGACGCTAAGCTGACATTTACCATGATCCATAATTGGGCTCAAAACTTTGATTCAAGACCTAGATCTGGGGCAATTATTGAGGATAGAGGTGTATTTGTGAGTAATTATATTTGCCTTAAGCCTCTCAAAAGCTTACAGATGTATCCTGTTGCATATTGTAAGGGTGTGGATTCTCGTGCTAGATTTAACACGATTATTTATGGAATGGGTAACTCATATATTGATGTTGGATCAAAAATAGTCCTTCAAAATGATGGGAGTAGAGGAGAGATAATATCTAGAGCCATAGCGACTGATAGGGCACAAATATACACGAGAGGTTTCTTGCAGGGTGAGCATGAAAATACGAAAGCTCATTTAGAATGTAGAGGTCTACTATTATCTGATGAGGCTATGATATATGCTGTGCCAGAGCTTGTAGCTGAAGCTCAGGGCGCCGAGCTATCGCATGAAGCAGCTGTTGGAAAAATAGCTGAAGAACAAATTCAATATTTAATGGCTAGAGGATTCTCAAGGAGCGAAGCTGAAGCGTTAATAGTAAGAGGATTTATGGATGTCAGTATATTTGGGCTGCCAAAAGATCTGGAGAGAGAAATCCAAAAAATGATCGATATAACAACGGGACGCGCACTCTAG
- a CDS encoding carbohydrate kinase family protein — MTNRIFFIGHVSVDEIRNVNGYNVQPGGAALYAAIAARTLFENVCLISVVGKDYPFLNILDMFPRRYLKISKTPSTRFSIKYNELWEAKYLEAKYGAGLNISPSLIPIESIGSDSVIHISPLPPAKVKKIIQLIRAKRPRAKISVNAWIGYIRGENKGILKEIASEVDFFILNDSEAKALTDTKSLSAALKSLRSKMLIVTLGELGAIISRENNDIQMVPALKFPLEKVVDTTGAGDTWCGSFLAAYKQTNDIMKSVTAASVISSIKCAGWGFTRLLNLKFKGVDEIIEYVIGLKEGGMQRKILDYLIKPNT; from the coding sequence ATGACGAATAGAATATTCTTTATTGGACATGTTTCGGTCGATGAAATCCGAAACGTGAACGGCTATAATGTGCAGCCAGGTGGAGCAGCCCTTTACGCTGCTATAGCGGCGAGAACTCTTTTCGAAAATGTTTGTTTGATTTCAGTTGTGGGTAAAGATTACCCGTTCTTAAATATATTAGACATGTTTCCAAGACGATATTTAAAGATTTCAAAGACTCCATCAACGAGGTTTAGCATAAAATATAACGAACTTTGGGAAGCAAAATATTTGGAGGCTAAGTATGGAGCGGGTCTTAATATATCACCCTCACTTATACCGATTGAGAGCATTGGATCTGATAGTGTTATACATATTTCACCACTACCGCCAGCTAAAGTAAAAAAAATCATACAGTTGATTAGGGCGAAAAGACCTAGAGCAAAAATTTCAGTTAACGCCTGGATAGGATATATTAGAGGGGAAAATAAGGGTATACTTAAAGAAATAGCTTCGGAAGTTGATTTTTTCATATTAAATGATTCTGAGGCAAAAGCCTTAACAGATACGAAAAGTCTTTCAGCAGCCTTAAAATCTTTGAGATCTAAGATGCTTATTGTAACCTTAGGTGAGCTGGGCGCAATAATAAGCAGAGAGAACAACGATATCCAAATGGTGCCAGCCTTAAAATTCCCTCTTGAAAAAGTTGTAGATACAACTGGTGCCGGAGACACGTGGTGCGGGTCCTTTTTAGCCGCTTATAAGCAGACAAATGATATAATGAAATCTGTAACTGCAGCTTCTGTTATCTCCAGCATAAAATGCGCTGGCTGGGGCTTCACTAGACTCCTAAACCTAAAATTTAAGGGAGTTGATGAAATAATTGAGTATGTAATCGGGTTAAAGGAAGGCGGTATGCAAAGAAAAATATTAGATTATTTAATTAAGCCCAATACCTGA
- a CDS encoding Ni/Fe hydrogenase subunit alpha codes for MVKKGENLIEIDPITRIEGHAKVIIHLSDDGSVKEARLHVADFRGFEKFCEGRPFYEMPSIMSRTCGICPVSHLLASVKACDDILAVSIPRTAELLRRLMHMGQIIQSHTLSFFFLSLPDFLLGMDSDPLKRNVFGLMEKHPDIVKQGIALRAFGQKIIEYLAGKRIHSSEWIVPGGVAKPFTKEKSERILSEYNNALRITLENISRFKNILEKMGGEIEDFGDFPTYYMGLVTPKGELEHYDGLIRVVDERGQIVADQIDPRKYYEYIGEAVEPWSYMKFPYYKPLGYPRGSYRVGPLARLNIISRCGTPLADRELEEFRKWGRNGIVQNTMLYHYARLIEILFCMEKILEILEDPETYSDHVQAKASVNKYEGVGVAEAPRGILIHHYKINRHGLVNWANLIIATEHNNLAFNMAITQVAKKYLNGKKISEGLLNRVEAIIRALDPCLSCATHSWNTTSLVIELYDSTGRLIDRLAQ; via the coding sequence ATGGTTAAGAAAGGAGAAAATCTAATAGAAATAGACCCGATAACTAGGATTGAGGGGCATGCTAAAGTAATAATTCACCTATCAGATGACGGGAGCGTTAAAGAGGCTAGATTGCATGTAGCAGATTTTCGTGGCTTTGAAAAATTCTGCGAAGGGAGACCCTTTTATGAGATGCCAAGCATAATGTCAAGAACTTGTGGTATCTGTCCAGTGAGTCATCTTCTAGCCTCTGTAAAGGCATGTGACGATATATTAGCTGTAAGCATACCTAGAACTGCTGAGCTTCTAAGACGCCTGATGCATATGGGGCAGATAATTCAGTCACATACATTAAGCTTCTTCTTTCTATCCTTACCAGACTTCCTTTTAGGCATGGATTCGGATCCTCTTAAGAGAAATGTTTTTGGACTTATGGAGAAACATCCAGACATAGTTAAGCAAGGAATAGCTCTCAGAGCCTTTGGGCAGAAAATAATCGAGTATTTGGCTGGTAAAAGAATACATTCAAGCGAATGGATTGTTCCTGGAGGCGTAGCTAAACCGTTTACAAAGGAAAAAAGTGAAAGAATTCTGAGCGAGTACAATAATGCTTTAAGAATCACGCTTGAAAACATCTCTAGGTTTAAAAATATCTTAGAAAAGATGGGCGGAGAGATTGAGGATTTTGGTGATTTCCCAACTTATTACATGGGTTTGGTTACACCTAAAGGTGAATTGGAACATTATGATGGGTTAATAAGAGTTGTTGATGAGAGGGGTCAAATAGTTGCTGACCAGATTGATCCAAGAAAGTACTATGAGTATATTGGGGAAGCTGTTGAGCCATGGTCATATATGAAATTTCCATACTATAAGCCATTAGGATACCCAAGGGGTAGTTATAGGGTTGGTCCACTGGCGAGACTTAACATAATCTCACGATGCGGCACACCGCTAGCGGATAGAGAATTAGAGGAATTTAGAAAGTGGGGTAGAAATGGCATTGTCCAAAATACTATGTTATATCATTATGCGCGCCTGATTGAGATATTATTCTGCATGGAAAAGATTTTGGAGATTTTAGAGGATCCGGAAACATACTCCGATCATGTTCAAGCTAAAGCCTCTGTCAACAAATATGAGGGTGTTGGTGTTGCTGAGGCACCTAGGGGCATACTCATACACCATTATAAGATTAATAGGCATGGCTTAGTTAATTGGGCTAATTTAATAATTGCAACAGAGCATAATAATCTAGCATTTAATATGGCTATAACACAGGTAGCAAAGAAGTATTTAAATGGGAAAAAAATAAGCGAAGGACTATTAAATAGAGTTGAAGCGATAATACGAGCGTTAGACCCGTGCTTAAGCTGCGCAACGCACTCATGGAATACCACATCTCTAGTAATTGAATTGTACGATTCGACGGGAAGACTTATAGATAGGTTAGCACAATGA